One segment of Streptomyces sp. YIM 121038 DNA contains the following:
- a CDS encoding sugar ABC transporter permease yields the protein MTGTVTPAGTPARGARERRVRRRVPLRTPHHAVRPGARLGGPLTALPWALPAFAFVGVLLVYPFLRSVYGSFFEDNGFTSSYTGLDNYTRLADDPVFGRSLLNTLMWVAGTLLLPVLAGLVIALATHRLRWGGVAQLVIVLPFAISGTATAALWYFMLTSDGAVNQALRAVGLDAWAQTWLLEWPQNTLALIVASTWQATGLNVVLFAIGLRAIPRDTVEAAQLDGASGWRMFRYITVPQLRAVTVVVVGMAIVNSLKAFDMIWILTQGGPSRSSETLALTMYRETFRLFHVGYGSAIALVLSVVVVASSWLYLSRQMPDTGWSRA from the coding sequence ATGACCGGGACCGTGACCCCCGCAGGGACGCCGGCGCGCGGCGCCCGCGAACGCCGCGTCCGGCGCCGCGTGCCCCTGCGCACCCCGCACCACGCCGTACGCCCCGGCGCCCGGCTCGGCGGGCCGCTGACCGCGCTGCCCTGGGCCCTGCCCGCCTTCGCGTTCGTGGGCGTGCTGCTCGTCTACCCGTTCCTGCGCAGCGTGTACGGCAGCTTCTTCGAGGACAACGGCTTCACGAGCAGCTACACCGGGCTCGACAACTACACCCGGCTCGCCGACGACCCCGTCTTCGGCCGCTCCCTGCTCAACACCCTGATGTGGGTGGCCGGGACGCTGCTCCTGCCGGTGCTCGCCGGGCTCGTCATCGCCCTGGCCACGCACCGCCTCCGCTGGGGCGGCGTCGCCCAGCTGGTGATCGTGCTGCCCTTCGCGATCTCCGGGACCGCCACCGCGGCCCTGTGGTACTTCATGCTGACCTCCGACGGCGCCGTCAACCAGGCCCTGCGCGCCGTCGGCCTCGACGCGTGGGCGCAGACCTGGCTCCTGGAGTGGCCGCAGAACACCCTGGCGCTGATCGTCGCGAGCACCTGGCAGGCGACCGGCCTGAACGTGGTGCTCTTCGCCATCGGCCTGCGCGCCATCCCCCGGGACACCGTCGAGGCGGCCCAGCTGGACGGCGCGAGCGGCTGGCGCATGTTCCGGTACATCACGGTGCCGCAGCTGCGCGCCGTGACCGTCGTCGTGGTCGGCATGGCCATCGTCAACAGTCTGAAGGCCTTCGACATGATCTGGATCCTCACCCAGGGCGGCCCGTCCCGCTCCTCCGAGACCCTCGCCCTGACCATGTACCGCGAGACGTTCCGCCTCTTCCACGTCGGCTACGGCTCGGCGATCGCCCTCGTGCTCTCCGTGGTCGTCGTCGCCTCGTCCTGGCTCTATCTGAGCCGCCAGATGCCCGACACGGGCTGGTCGAGGGCCTGA
- a CDS encoding carbohydrate ABC transporter permease → MADAPQPSIEEPRWREWGPRERRRFSRIGLHAFVAGCVALWLLPLYLLVVNALTPVAAYEGKPDWTFQGFALVDNVRTAWDEAGIGDSFQASLLYAVVCGLLAVLVAAMAAFAVVVLPIPRPAFWFWLIYSGTLFPLQVFLAPLFGLYADADLYDTRLGLMLVYVAWAVPFAFFLIRNQMTTMPPELTEAALIDGASFTRVFWRIHVPLMRSGLGAAFLFQFTAVWNDLLLGLTLSRSRDVQPVMASLATLRATYASSGPPVILAGALVVSVPTLLLFLVFRGLFLRGMAASVR, encoded by the coding sequence ATGGCGGATGCGCCGCAACCATCAATTGAGGAACCACGATGGCGGGAGTGGGGTCCGCGAGAGCGGCGGCGGTTTAGCCGCATAGGACTGCACGCCTTCGTCGCCGGGTGCGTCGCGCTCTGGCTGCTCCCGCTGTACCTGCTCGTCGTCAACGCGCTGACCCCCGTGGCCGCGTACGAGGGCAAGCCCGACTGGACCTTCCAGGGCTTCGCGCTCGTCGACAACGTGAGGACGGCCTGGGACGAGGCGGGCATCGGCGACAGCTTCCAGGCCTCGCTCCTGTACGCCGTCGTGTGCGGCCTGCTCGCGGTGCTCGTCGCGGCCATGGCGGCGTTCGCGGTGGTCGTCCTGCCGATCCCGCGGCCCGCCTTCTGGTTCTGGCTGATCTACTCCGGGACGCTGTTCCCGCTGCAGGTCTTCCTCGCGCCGCTGTTCGGCCTGTACGCGGACGCCGATCTGTACGACACCCGGCTCGGCCTGATGCTCGTCTACGTCGCCTGGGCGGTGCCGTTCGCCTTCTTCCTGATCCGCAATCAGATGACCACGATGCCGCCCGAGTTGACGGAGGCGGCGCTCATCGACGGGGCCTCCTTCACTCGCGTCTTCTGGCGCATCCACGTGCCGCTGATGCGGTCCGGGCTCGGCGCCGCCTTCCTCTTCCAGTTCACCGCAGTCTGGAACGACCTGCTGCTCGGGCTCACCCTCAGCCGCAGCCGCGACGTCCAGCCGGTCATGGCCTCGCTCGCCACCCTCCGCGCCACCTACGCCTCCAGCGGGCCGCCCGTGATCCTCGCGGGCGCCCTCGTCGTGTCCGTGCCCACGCTGCTGCTGTTCCTCGTGTTCCGCGGCCTGTTCCTGCGCGGCATGGCCGCGTCCGTCCGCTGA
- a CDS encoding extracellular solute-binding protein has translation MSGTTPTAPPAPARRTLITGAAAAAAGALATACGTATGQPRGKVGVFGDSAAWAAPMTAAGKAMQDVAGLRLVPEVNPLLESFEQVVKSSLRTRKTPDLLKYWSGYRLKDLARTGGVVDLSAAWDRAERKGWADPSLRSAFTERGRVYGLPMNLAYWVVFHNPEVFAEHGLKPPRTWDDFLAACARLKRNEVTPLHGTADGRWPAFIWFQEVLSRQDPRFYDDLMNGRARYTDPRAERALRTLVSFFDRDWFTPMDMNHVDAAAALVHGRVGMVPCGTWLGSTLVAAGAEPGRNMSAFVLPMAEPGARPSVVFESSALVATVKGPDHDEAVRATGAWLHPAVMKAFSHTLQDGCPNPRVTPANPVIAALQKKVRGDRLWLLNRFWEQGPPELVEATVDDLAGFLLDPSSYRKVLRTMQGRADEAWKVWREAGET, from the coding sequence ATGTCAGGTACCACGCCCACCGCGCCACCCGCTCCGGCACGTCGCACGCTGATCACCGGCGCCGCCGCGGCCGCCGCCGGAGCCCTCGCCACGGCCTGCGGCACCGCCACGGGCCAACCCCGGGGCAAGGTGGGCGTGTTCGGGGACAGCGCCGCCTGGGCCGCGCCGATGACGGCCGCGGGCAAGGCCATGCAGGACGTCGCGGGGCTGCGGCTCGTCCCCGAGGTCAACCCGCTCCTCGAATCCTTCGAGCAGGTCGTCAAGTCCTCGCTGCGCACCCGCAAGACCCCGGACCTGCTCAAGTACTGGTCCGGCTACCGCCTCAAGGACCTGGCCCGCACCGGCGGCGTCGTCGACCTCTCCGCGGCGTGGGACCGCGCCGAGCGCAAGGGCTGGGCCGACCCCTCGCTGCGCTCCGCGTTCACCGAGCGGGGGCGCGTCTACGGCCTGCCGATGAACCTCGCGTACTGGGTGGTGTTCCACAACCCCGAGGTGTTCGCCGAGCACGGCCTGAAGCCGCCGCGCACCTGGGACGACTTCCTCGCCGCCTGCGCCCGGCTCAAGCGCAACGAGGTGACGCCGCTGCACGGCACCGCCGACGGCCGCTGGCCCGCCTTCATCTGGTTCCAGGAGGTCCTCAGCCGCCAGGACCCGCGCTTCTACGACGACTTGATGAACGGCCGCGCGCGCTACACCGACCCGCGCGCCGAGCGCGCCCTGCGCACCCTGGTCTCTTTCTTCGACCGGGACTGGTTCACGCCGATGGACATGAACCACGTCGACGCCGCCGCGGCGCTCGTGCACGGCAGGGTCGGCATGGTGCCCTGCGGCACCTGGCTCGGCTCCACGCTCGTGGCCGCGGGCGCCGAGCCCGGCAGGAACATGAGCGCCTTCGTCCTGCCCATGGCCGAGCCCGGGGCCCGCCCCAGCGTCGTCTTCGAGTCCAGCGCCCTCGTCGCCACCGTCAAGGGACCCGACCACGACGAGGCCGTGCGGGCGACCGGAGCCTGGCTGCACCCGGCCGTGATGAAGGCCTTCTCGCACACCCTCCAGGACGGCTGCCCCAACCCCCGGGTCACGCCCGCCAACCCGGTGATCGCCGCACTCCAGAAGAAGGTCCGCGGCGACCGCCTGTGGCTGCTCAACCGCTTCTGGGAGCAGGGCCCGCCCGAACTCGTCGAGGCCACCGTCGACGACCTCGCCGGATTCCTGCTCGACCCCTCCTCGTACCGGAAGGTCCTGCGCACCATGCAGGGCCGCGCCGACGAGGCCTGGAAGGTGTGGCGGGAGGCGGGCGAGACATGA